AGAAGACCGCCCGCGCCTACCTGAAGGACGCTCTGCTCAAGGGCTCCTACATCGACGACCTGCTCAAGGACGGCAACGTGCCGCCGGTGGCCGATCTCGGCCCCCGGATCGCCAAGTCGAGCGATCCCGACTACTTCGACGCGGTCTACAGCATGACCGCGAAAGCCCCGAACTTCGCCCTCTCGCTGGACCAGGCGCTCGGCCCCAAGGCCGGCGACGCGGTGCTCACCAACCTCCAGCAGATCTTCCTCAAGGAGATCACCCCGGAGAAGTTCGCGGACAACATGAACGCCACCCTCTCCGGCTGAAATCGAGTTGACGTGTCGGTCCTGCATCCCCGAACCCCGGCGGCCCCCTCCCGGAGCACCCTCGACAGACGCCACGGCGCCAGCGGACTGCTGGTCCTGCCTGCGCTGCTGATGTTCCTCGTCTTCGCCGTGCTGCCGCTCGCCGGTGCCGCGGTCCTCAGCTTCACGCGGTGGGACGGCCTCAGCGGCATCGGCTGGGCCGGCCTGCACAACTGGTCCGCCGTGATGCAGGACCCGGTGACCGGCAACGCACTGCTGCTCACGTTCAAGATCATCGTGGTGTCCTGGCTGGTGCAGACCCCGATCAGCCTGCTGCTCGGGGTCTTCACCGCCGGCACCCAGCGCTACCGCGCGGTGCTCGCCGCGCTCTACTTCATCCCGCTGCTGCTCTCCTCGGCGGCGGTCGCCATCGCGTTCAAGGCCATCCTCGACCCGCACTTCGGCATCGGGGGCGCGCCCGGCCTCGGCTTCCTCGCGCAGAACTGGCTGGGCGACCCGAGCCTGGTGCTGTACGTGGTGATCTTCGTGATCGCCTGGCAGTTCGTGCCCTTCCACACGCTGCTGTACCAGGCCGCCGTACGGCAGGTCCCCACCTCGCTCTACGAGGCGGCGACCATCGACGGGGCGGGACGCTTCCAGCAGTTCGCCTACGTCACGCTGCCGCAGTTGCGCGGCACGATCATCACCTCGTCCACGCTGATGGTCACCGGCTCGCTGACCTACTTCGACGTGGTCTTCGTCCTCACCGGGGGAGGCCCGGGCAACAGCACCCGGCTGCTGCCCCTCGACATGTACCTCACCGGCTTCGCCGCCAACGACATGGGCGCCGCCAGCGTGCTGGCCGTGATCCTCGTGGTGATCGGGCTCGCCCTGGCGCTCGCGCTGACCAGGTTCACGGGCTTCAGCCGGATGCGCAGCGACCAGGAAGGGCTCTGATGGCCACCACGACCACCCCGGCAGCGAGGTCCGGCACCCGGTTCGGACGGCCGGCGGCCCCGCCGCGCCGCCGCAGGGCGGGCACC
The nucleotide sequence above comes from Streptomyces sp. TS71-3. Encoded proteins:
- a CDS encoding carbohydrate ABC transporter permease; this translates as MSVLHPRTPAAPSRSTLDRRHGASGLLVLPALLMFLVFAVLPLAGAAVLSFTRWDGLSGIGWAGLHNWSAVMQDPVTGNALLLTFKIIVVSWLVQTPISLLLGVFTAGTQRYRAVLAALYFIPLLLSSAAVAIAFKAILDPHFGIGGAPGLGFLAQNWLGDPSLVLYVVIFVIAWQFVPFHTLLYQAAVRQVPTSLYEAATIDGAGRFQQFAYVTLPQLRGTIITSSTLMVTGSLTYFDVVFVLTGGGPGNSTRLLPLDMYLTGFAANDMGAASVLAVILVVIGLALALALTRFTGFSRMRSDQEGL